One Nitrospirota bacterium genomic window carries:
- a CDS encoding sugar phosphate isomerase/epimerase: MIKPHVHIPYDRLEKYFPFIKQEGLNLEIYFGSKGLDDLNKAEIIRLKERLDYNPAITIHSPFMDLSPGAVDSKVRAVTIERFNTILDFAEVLKPEIIVFHSGYDKWKYDRRVDVWLEGSLITWKSLNKRASEMGIKIAIENIFEDEPSNFKLLMQEMNSENFGVCFDTGHFNLFSKVSLEEWLSVIKPYIIELHLHDNDKTSDSHLAVGEGSFDFKRLFDELKGLRPVGQNFIYTVEAHTPEDTRKSLERLEAYFK, from the coding sequence GTGATAAAGCCCCATGTCCATATCCCCTATGACAGGTTAGAGAAATATTTTCCTTTTATAAAACAAGAGGGATTAAACCTCGAAATATACTTTGGCTCAAAAGGGCTTGATGATTTAAATAAGGCCGAGATAATCCGCCTGAAAGAACGCCTGGATTACAATCCTGCTATCACAATCCATTCACCATTCATGGACCTCTCACCAGGTGCGGTTGATTCAAAGGTAAGGGCTGTAACCATTGAACGGTTTAATACCATCCTTGATTTTGCAGAGGTATTAAAACCAGAAATAATTGTCTTTCATTCAGGATACGACAAGTGGAAATACGACAGGAGGGTTGATGTATGGCTTGAGGGAAGCCTTATAACATGGAAGTCCCTGAATAAGAGGGCCTCTGAAATGGGAATTAAAATCGCTATTGAAAACATCTTTGAAGATGAGCCCTCAAATTTTAAACTCCTCATGCAGGAAATGAATTCAGAGAATTTCGGTGTGTGCTTTGATACAGGACATTTTAATCTCTTTTCAAAGGTATCGCTCGAAGAATGGCTTTCTGTAATAAAACCATATATTATTGAGCTTCACCTGCATGACAATGATAAAACCTCAGATTCCCATCTTGCCGTAGGAGAAGGTAGTTTTGACTTTAAAAGATTATTCGATGAATTGAAAGGTCTACGACCTGTAGGGCAAAATTTTATATACACAGTAGAAGCGCATACACCAGAAGACACCAGAAAGAGTCTGGAGAGGCTTGAGGCCTATTTTAAATAA